Proteins found in one Streptococcus criceti HS-6 genomic segment:
- a CDS encoding Pr6Pr family membrane protein translates to MSLTQIYRLIFGVCGLIGVSMQIAKDGPRMVLYYTVLSNILVFASHFYHVYLEAKGGSINQYPTLLRIKGSTTLVITLTFLVYHFMLAPKVAPADYWNSRNFLVHYIAPLGMIGDTLIFDRKNIYKALDPLIWTLMPILYCIWALFNGLILKWPIPGSLDSPFPYFFLNVTKEGWGYVLTYILVLAVFYIIIGYILFFIKKMLGKKR, encoded by the coding sequence ATGTCTTTAACACAAATCTATCGTCTCATTTTTGGTGTCTGCGGTCTTATCGGAGTCTCGATGCAGATTGCCAAAGATGGACCTAGAATGGTACTTTACTATACTGTTCTGTCCAATATCCTTGTTTTTGCCAGTCACTTTTACCATGTCTACCTAGAAGCTAAAGGAGGCTCCATCAATCAGTATCCTACTTTATTGCGGATTAAGGGAAGCACAACTCTGGTCATTACTTTGACCTTCTTAGTTTATCACTTTATGCTAGCGCCTAAGGTAGCTCCAGCTGACTACTGGAATAGCCGCAACTTCTTAGTTCACTATATCGCGCCGCTCGGCATGATTGGCGACACCCTTATCTTTGATCGTAAAAATATTTATAAAGCATTGGATCCCCTAATTTGGACTCTTATGCCTATTCTCTATTGTATCTGGGCTCTCTTCAATGGTCTTATCTTGAAATGGCCAATTCCCGGTAGCTTAGACAGCCCCTTTCCCTACTTCTTTCTTAATGTTACCAAAGAGGGCTGGGGTTATGTCTTGACTTATATTCTAGTTTTAGCTGTCTTTTACATCATCATCGGTTATATACTCTTTTTCATCAAGAAAATGCTTGGGAAAAAGCGGTAG
- a CDS encoding GHKL domain-containing protein — protein MIVLKQLLFSWTIFWSGWYVFNWISKLNLPLKKLLPVSVLSAIIIFFSSKTGTVVDVIHLLLIEFIFFKFQPKRELLFYAFYTAIGLEFLLSLSYYIVFGMDPNQIDLAAYPLIKLILANLLVIPEYWVVHTIFNLNFKSITESESSRVKKFLVEITVALFVSYVVLHAVYLLRYINNPTIDWISDNRNKVILIGVTVFCWFLFGFNRWIRRTLKEDIETDREMHIANLESYNHRVESLYAELSSFKKNYQAALEKLAKSIASRDMTKIESTYKEIMGDAAQAQQLLQSKSLDIGKLSSIHISPIKSMLSAKILLAQEEGLEVTIEAPDEIEQIPMKIIDLVTIIGILSDNAIEAAKESKDKAVNIAYFKVDNQQFFVIENSTKEAQVAISPIFENGYSSKGEDRGIGLANVERIISQYANVSLSTRSADYCFRQTLSMTEN, from the coding sequence ATGATAGTTTTAAAACAGTTATTATTTTCTTGGACAATTTTCTGGTCTGGCTGGTATGTCTTCAACTGGATCAGTAAACTCAATTTGCCTCTGAAAAAACTGCTTCCGGTTTCAGTTCTTTCAGCCATTATCATCTTTTTCAGTTCCAAAACAGGCACAGTGGTAGATGTTATCCATCTCTTATTAATTGAATTTATCTTCTTTAAGTTTCAGCCTAAGCGCGAACTCCTTTTCTATGCTTTCTATACGGCTATTGGACTCGAATTTCTCCTCAGCCTGTCTTACTATATTGTCTTTGGCATGGATCCTAACCAGATCGATTTAGCGGCTTACCCGCTGATCAAGCTGATTCTTGCTAATCTTTTGGTTATCCCTGAATACTGGGTTGTCCATACTATCTTTAACCTCAATTTCAAATCAATAACGGAAAGCGAAAGCAGTAGAGTTAAGAAATTCTTGGTTGAAATCACAGTAGCTCTCTTTGTCTCTTATGTTGTTTTACACGCTGTTTATCTTCTGCGTTACATCAACAATCCCACCATTGATTGGATTTCTGATAATCGCAATAAGGTCATTTTAATTGGAGTAACAGTATTCTGCTGGTTTCTCTTCGGTTTCAACCGCTGGATTAGACGGACTTTGAAAGAGGACATTGAAACTGACCGGGAAATGCACATCGCTAACCTAGAATCCTACAATCATCGAGTCGAGTCGCTTTATGCCGAATTGAGCAGTTTTAAGAAAAACTATCAAGCGGCCTTAGAAAAGTTAGCCAAGAGCATCGCTAGCCGAGATATGACTAAGATTGAATCAACTTACAAGGAGATTATGGGCGATGCAGCCCAAGCTCAGCAGTTGCTTCAATCGAAAAGCCTTGACATCGGCAAACTTTCATCCATCCATATTTCACCGATTAAAAGCATGCTGTCGGCTAAGATTTTGTTGGCTCAGGAAGAAGGGTTAGAAGTTACCATTGAAGCGCCTGATGAAATTGAGCAGATTCCGATGAAGATTATTGATTTAGTCACTATTATTGGTATTTTGAGCGATAATGCTATTGAAGCTGCCAAAGAATCCAAAGATAAAGCTGTTAATATAGCCTATTTCAAGGTTGATAACCAACAATTCTTTGTGATTGAAAACTCGACCAAGGAGGCGCAAGTAGCGATCAGTCCTATTTTTGAAAATGGCTACTCTTCAAAAGGGGAAGATCGCGGAATCGGTTTAGCCAATGTGGAGCGAATTATTTCTCAGTATGCTAATGTCAGTCTTTCGACACGGTCGGCAGATTATTGTTTCCGACAAACCCTGTCAATGACAGAGAACTAG
- a CDS encoding GNAT family N-acetyltransferase — translation MAIRRAKVADIPALEKLLEDILLVHHRVRPDLFKEEGKKFTRQELEKLVLDESKPVFVYEDDWGNILGHLFTVIEKHEGHTDQPRKTLFIDDLCVAEEARGQHIGQKLFDFARAYAKELGCYNLTLHVWNANEGALRFYKRQGLQEQFTSMEEIL, via the coding sequence ATGGCAATTCGGCGTGCAAAAGTAGCGGATATTCCCGCATTAGAGAAACTTTTGGAAGATATCCTCTTGGTTCACCATCGCGTCCGGCCTGACCTCTTTAAGGAGGAAGGTAAAAAATTTACCCGTCAGGAGTTGGAGAAACTGGTGCTTGATGAGTCCAAGCCGGTTTTTGTTTATGAAGATGACTGGGGAAATATCCTAGGCCACCTCTTTACTGTTATTGAAAAGCATGAAGGACATACGGACCAGCCTCGCAAGACCCTCTTTATTGATGACCTTTGCGTGGCAGAAGAAGCGCGTGGTCAGCATATTGGCCAGAAACTCTTCGATTTTGCTCGTGCCTACGCCAAGGAACTTGGCTGCTATAATTTGACTCTCCACGTTTGGAATGCCAACGAAGGCGCTTTGCGTTTTTACAAGCGTCAAGGTCTGCAAGAACAGTTTACTTCAATGGAAGAAATTCTGTAA
- a CDS encoding VOC family protein, whose product MIKAIELYLVTDKDGQAAVDFYEQVFGAKILAKTTFGQAIPDCPEENKNLLLNAQLDIGGIRLQISDNNPEADYILGNNISACLQLDDADQARELYDQLAQEARHIELELQEMPWSPAYGIIVDKFGMTWQINTTIEGFVPEM is encoded by the coding sequence ATGATTAAAGCTATTGAACTTTATTTAGTAACGGACAAAGACGGCCAGGCGGCTGTCGATTTTTATGAGCAGGTCTTTGGTGCTAAAATTTTAGCCAAGACTACTTTTGGTCAAGCCATTCCTGACTGTCCAGAAGAAAACAAGAATCTGCTTTTAAATGCGCAGCTGGATATCGGTGGGATTCGCCTGCAGATTTCTGATAATAACCCAGAAGCTGACTACATTTTGGGGAATAATATCTCAGCCTGTCTTCAGCTTGATGATGCAGATCAGGCACGTGAACTATATGATCAATTAGCCCAAGAAGCCCGTCATATCGAGTTAGAGCTGCAGGAGATGCCTTGGAGTCCCGCTTACGGAATCATTGTTGATAAATTCGGCATGACGTGGCAAATTAATACGACTATTGAGGGCTTTGTGCCTGAGATGTAA